The nucleotide sequence GCACATTCAGATTTTATTCAGTTGCTGATCGAATGTTAAAAGAAGATGCTGATTATGATCTCGCTTTTCAAATAATTAATCTTGGTGAGCTTAGGAACAGAGAAGAAGTTACATCACCAAAAGGTGAAAAACCGAAATACTATTCTGAATCTGAGTGGCTTCAGGATAGGAGATATATGCTCGGACTGACACTTTTTGTTGAAGCGCAACTGCTTAACAAAATGGGCGATGAACACAATGAATGTCTTGCTTTATCTGAAGAAGCTGTAAATCTTACAAGAGGAAGAGAAACTGATATCAATATATTCTATGCAAAGATATTGGTTAAAGATGGCGAGTATGATAAAGCTATTTCGAAGATTGGTGAGTTTTATAAAACTGGTTTTTCATCTCCGAAGATGAAAGAGTATTTACTCGAAGCATATATTGGTCAAAAGGGAAGTGATGCCGGCTTTGAAGATTTTGCAGCAAAGTTTGAAAGCGCTGGTAATGAAAAGCTGAATCAAAAATTAAAAAAAGATTTGATATCTGAACCAGCACCAGACTTCACTTTGCTTGATGTGGATGGCAGAAAAATTTCACTTTCTGAATTGAAAGGAAAAGTTGTTGTGTTAGATTTTTGGGCAACGTGGTGTGGACCTTGTCTTGCAAGTTTTCCTGGAATGAAAAAAGCTGTTGAGATTTATCAGGATGATTCAAACGTAAAATTTTTATTTGTTAATACCTGGGAAAGAGTAGATAACGTAAAACAAAATGCGATTGATTTCATTAAAAAAAATAATTATCCATTTCATGTTTTACTCGATGATAAAAACGAGGTGATAGAAAAATATAAAGTAAGTGGAATCCCGACGAAGTTTATTATCGATAAAAATAGTAACATAAGATTTATGAATGTTGGATTCGAAGGTTCGGATGATCAATTAGTTTCAGAATTGTCAGCAATGATTTCGATGGTTCAGTAGGAATTAAAAACAGAAGATTAAAGTGTTAAATTCTTCTTCTGAATCCTTCACCTAAAACTTCGAAAACATTATTTACGGTGACGAAAGCGTGCGGATCTATTTGCTTTATTATACTGGTAAGTTTTCCTAATTCTCTTAAAGCAACAACTGTAACAAGAATTTCCCGTTCAGTATTTCTGTACAATCCTCTTGCTTTAATTGCTGTTGCACCTCTGCTGAAATCATTCATAATTATTTTTGCAATCTCATCATTCTTATCAGAAATAATATAAGCAGCACGTGCATAATCAAAACCATCGATAATAGCATCGATCAATCTTGCGGAAACGAAAAGCAGGAATAGTGCATAAAGTGTAAGAGTCATTGCACTTCTGTCTCCTGCCAGATCTTTGAACTCAATTATAAAACCAGCGATAAGAATAACAAAAAAATCGATTATCATAATTGCCATCCCGGGTTTAACTCCAAACCGTTTTTGCATGATTGCTGCAACAATATCACTTCCTGCTGTTGAACCACGGAATTTGAATATCAGCCCCAAACCAATTCCCAGCAATGCAGCACCGAGTAAAATCAAAAAAAGAAAATCATCCTGACGGAGTTTTAAAATTGTTTCTGTGTTTTGAAGCTGGATAAAACTGAAACCGGGAGTTTCACCTCTGAAAAAATCGATGAAGAAAGAATTGAGTGTAAATCCAAAAAAAGTTCTCGCACCAAATTGAGTCCCGAGCTCTTTTACACCCCATATAAACAATGGAATATTAAAAAGCCAGATAGTTATACCAATCGGGAATGCGCCACCGGTGAGATAATAAATCGCCATTGATAAACCGCTTACACCACCTGGAACCACTTTAGCATCAACTAAAAAAATACCGATGCCGATTGCCATAATTGCAGCACCTATAGTTATAAAAATATAATCACGGATAGCTTTTTTGTTGAATTGGATTTTCTTTGTGTTCATCACAAACATTTTATTCCTTTCTAAGTAATAATATTTTGTTGGATGCAAATATCAGTAATAATTCAATAAAGAAATATTGTTTTGGACTCAGATTGTACTAGATAAGAAAGCGGGTCGGGACGAATCAGAAATAAAAACCGAACCAGGTACCTTGTGATGAAAAACGGATTGTTGGCAAAGGAAGACGTAAAAAGTTTACTTCACTCTTTAAAAACTTTAAGAAATCTACTTCATCAAGTATGGGAAGTTTTCTAAGATCAACATCTAAACCAACAAAATATTCTTTGTAACCGCCCCAGGGATAAATTCCAATATCTTTTGCGCTGATACCGAAAGCAATTCCAAGTGGTGCAAGCCATTCAGGATAAGTTTTCTTCCAGCTTTTAGGAAAGTAATGATGTGGATTTACTGTAACCCAAAAAGTCATTCCTTCATAATCTTCGATTAATGCTTTTGGATCATGATTATATCTCATTTCTTTCCAAGCATCGGATTTGTGCCAGCTAAATTTGGGATGAATTCCACCAAGCAAATCGTAATTAAATTGTTGAAGCACATAAAATGTTGAACCAGCGGTATTAGCAAGCATATCACCCCAGCTAAATCCCCAATCTGCCATGAATGCATCATTTAATTCTATTTCCAACATCCACAGCCAGCCTGTTAAAGCACCCAGCCAGACTGAAGTGTTGCCAGAAATTCCGGACCAACGATATACTTTTCCTGAAAGATCACTTGTGAAATATGCATCCATGAAATGACCGAATTTATCCATCTGCTGATATTTTCCCCAATCCTTACTAAAATCAAGTGAGTGAAAAGTATTTGTTTCTTCAGTGTACCAGATATCCATCTGATAATCTAATGCAATTATATTTGCAGTAAGCATCAGTCCAGCCATCGAACTCAATCTCAAATAGTCAACATCAGATTTTTCTCTCCAGAGCGTTCCATCGATCAAAGGTCTTTCACTGTTTACAAATATTGGCTGACTGGCAGCCCCGAGCCTGAGTTGAGGTGAACGAATTATTTTATTATTTGATGATATAGTTTGTAAATATTCTGCAGGTATTTGTTCTGAAGAAGAGACTAAATTGTCCGCACGAATGTGTACTATGGCTGAATCCTGTGCAAATAATTGTGAACAGAATAGAGAGAATGCAAGGAATATGTTTATTGTTAATCTCACAATATTGAATATTTATTTCTTAAAACATATTTGAAATAAAATATAAATGCAAGATTTATTCCACTGAAACCATAAGAATATCAGTCGTTTCTAAGTTCATTGGTTATATACTGATACATTTGACCTAAAAAGATAGTAATTTTCGTATAAGAATTTTACAAATATTCTAAAAGACTCAATCACTTAATCAAATATGAAAAAATTGTTGCCATTTTTCAGTTCAGCTTTTCATAACCCGATTATCATTTACCAAAGATCAAAAAGAAAATGTTTCAGCTTAAACAATACATTTAATGATGTTACAGTAGAATCAAAATAAATTTCAAGAGGAAATAGAATGAAAAAATATATTCAAATCATTATAAGCCTTGTGTTACTTTTCTCGGTAAATATCCTGGGGCAGTATCCAAATATTTTGGTGGATAATAATGGAAGTCCGGAAGAAGTGACCATCGCAATAAATCCTCTCAATCCAAATATTTTAGCTGGCGGAGCAAATATTGACCACTTCTATCGTTCGACGAACGGTGGATTAACATGGATTGAGTCTCAATTGGTTTCAAATAACCTTGGCGTTTGGGGAGATCCCGTAGTTCTTTTTGACAGCTCTGGTATTCTTTATTACGCACATCTTTCCAACCCGGTATCAGGTTGGTGGATTGATAGAATTGTTGTCCAAAGATCAACTGATAATGGAATTAGCTGGAACGATGGAGTTGGAGTCGGCTGGAATTCTTATCCAAAAGCTCAGGACAAAGAATGGATGGCAGTTGATCATTCACAGTCACCGTATCGAGGTCATATATATATGACATGGACAGAGTTTGATGATTATGGAAGTTCTAACCCGAATGACAGTTCACGGATCAGGTTTTCAAAATCAACTGATCAGGGATTAAGCTGGAGTGATGCAGTCGTAATCAGTGATGTAAGCGGAGATTGCATTGACAGCGATAACACAACTGAAGGGGCTGTACCTTGTGTCGGACCAAACGGTGAAGTTTATGTTTCCTGGGCTGGTCCCCTTGGAATTGTTCTCGATAAATCTTTCGATGGCGGACAAACCTGGGGTCAGGATATTTTTGTTTCTGATATGCCCGGTGGTTGGGATTATGAAGTTTCAGGAATTTACCGATGCAACGGACTTCCAATTACAATGTGCGATATCAGCAATTCACCTTATAGAGGAAATGTTTATGTGGTTTGGTCAGATCAAAGAAACGGTGCAACTGACACAGATATTTTTATGGCACGATCTACTAATAGTGGAAATACCTGGACTGCGCCGATAAAAGTAAATGATGACAACACTGCTCGTCACCAGTTTTTTGTATGGTCAACAATAGATCCATCATCAGGTCATCTTTGGTTTGTTTTTTATGACAGAAGAAATACAACCGGTGCTGCTACCGATGTTTTTGTAGCTAAATCAACCGATGGTGGAAATACATTTGAAAATTTTAAAGTGAGCGAATCATCTTTCACACCAAATTCCGGAGTGTTCTTTGGTGATTACAGCAACATTGCTGCATGGAATGGAAAGATTTATCCTTTCTGGATGAGACTTCAGAGTGGGCAGTTGAGTGTCTGGATTTCTGCTATCGAAGATTCAGTAACAATCCCGGTTGAACTTAATAATTTTACAGCAAGCACAGATGACGGAAAAGTCTTTTTATCTTGGCAGACTGCGAGTGAACTAAATAATCTCGGATTCTATATTGAAAGAAAAGATATGAATCAAACAGAAGAAGAAAGCGGATGGATGGAAGTTGGATTTGTTGAAGGGCACGGTAATTCTACCGAAAGAAATTATTATCAGTTTGAAGATGATCCTTTTTATGATGGAACTTATCACTACCGGTTGAAGCAGGTTGATTATAATGGCACAGTAAATTACACAAATGAAGTTGAAGTAAATTTATTTATAGTGAAAGAATTTGAACTTAGTCAGAATTATCCAAATCCGTTCAATCCAAAAACTACAATAGGTTTTCAACTGCCCGAAGCTTCTTTTATCACTTTGAAAGTGTTTGATGCAATCGGAACAGAAGTAGAAACTATTGCAGAAGGAAAATATCCCGCAGGAGTCCACGAAGTAGTCTTTGATGCAGAAAAATTAAGCAGCGGACTGTATATGTATAGAATTATTTCCGGAACGAAAGAATTAACAAGGAAGATGATGCTGGTTAAGTAAGTTGAGAGCAAGTGTAAGTTAAAGAGAAAAGAATAATACTCAGACATAGAAAGCAGTATCGTGTATTGCTGAAATGATTTTGGTACTTTATTTAATAGTTACGAACTAAGTTTGAACAGTCGGCGTTATTTAAATCTTCAGACTAATGAGATTTCAAATTAAAAAATTTTGTTATGTCTGTTTTTGTGGAATTCTGCAATTCAGTATAATTTGCAATACAAACACCAAGATCCTGAAGCAATCCATCTTTTATATCATAAATCCAACCATGAATAGTCAAAGGTTGATTTCGTTTCCAGGCGTTCAATACAATATTTGTACTGCAAACATTATAGACTTGCTCAATCACATTTAACTCACAAAGTTTACTTATCTGCGAAGAGTCATCAGGATTTTGCTCAAGTAAAGTTGAGTATTTTTCTTTTATCAGTTTCAAATTTGAAAGCCAGTCATCGGTAAGTCCTAATTTCGAATTTTCAAGGACTGCTTTTACTCCTCCGCATCCGTAATGACCACAAACAATAATATGTTTTACCTTTAATACATCAACGGCAAACTGAATTACAGATAAACAATTTAAATCATTTTCCACAACAAGGTTTGCAACATTTCGATGAACAAAAAGTTCGCCCGGTAGAAGTCCAACAATTTCATTTGCCGGAACTCTGCTGTCAGAACATCCGATCCACAAGTGCTCAGGTTTTTGCTGAAGAACTAGCTTGTTAAAAAAATCCGGATCAGATTTTTTTCTGTTATCAGCCCATTTTCGGTTGTTGTCGAATAAATGTTTTAAAACTTTCATCTGTTCTACGATTAAAAATAAAAATTAGATTACAAATATTGTTATGCAGTTTGATCTTCCCTGCCACAAATTTAAAATGAATCCTGATAAATTTATTCAGTACTCATCAGGATTTAGGAGATCTTTTTAAAAAATAATCTTCAGCTTTTAATGCTGCGATTGAAAACAAATATCCAAATCCTGCACCGATTAATGCACCACCAACTACATCTGAAGGATAATGAACACCAAGATAAATTCTTGACATAGAAACTAAAGTTGCGACTATCAGGAAAACCCATTTGTAATTGGGAAACAATCGTAATAAAAAAACGGCTGCAGCAAAATTATTTAGTGCATGGTTTGAAGGAAAAGAAAAACCTCCGGAACAACCGATGGGAGTCAGGACATCACTTAGTGCGTTACAAGGTCTGACTCTTTCAATAGTTTCTTTCAACAATCTGTAACCGGTTTGATCAGTTACGATAATTAAAAGTATTAATCCAATCACAGCAATCTTACCTCTTCTTCCGCCTTTAAAAAATGCAATTCCTAAAAGTATTGCATAAGCGATATACCACTTAGTAACATCAGTAATTATAGAAAAGAATTTATCCAGAAATCCTGTAGAAATGGTATGATTGAAAAAGTAAAATATTGCTAAATCAAATGAATACAATAAGTCCATAATGGCATTAAATGTGAAGTTTCATTTTGATAATTTTAATGATTTATCGATTTATTCCGGCGAAATAAGGTGATAATTGAACTCAATAAATATAAATAAAGGCTC is from Ignavibacteriota bacterium and encodes:
- a CDS encoding T9SS type A sorting domain-containing protein, producing MKKYIQIIISLVLLFSVNILGQYPNILVDNNGSPEEVTIAINPLNPNILAGGANIDHFYRSTNGGLTWIESQLVSNNLGVWGDPVVLFDSSGILYYAHLSNPVSGWWIDRIVVQRSTDNGISWNDGVGVGWNSYPKAQDKEWMAVDHSQSPYRGHIYMTWTEFDDYGSSNPNDSSRIRFSKSTDQGLSWSDAVVISDVSGDCIDSDNTTEGAVPCVGPNGEVYVSWAGPLGIVLDKSFDGGQTWGQDIFVSDMPGGWDYEVSGIYRCNGLPITMCDISNSPYRGNVYVVWSDQRNGATDTDIFMARSTNSGNTWTAPIKVNDDNTARHQFFVWSTIDPSSGHLWFVFYDRRNTTGAATDVFVAKSTDGGNTFENFKVSESSFTPNSGVFFGDYSNIAAWNGKIYPFWMRLQSGQLSVWISAIEDSVTIPVELNNFTASTDDGKVFLSWQTASELNNLGFYIERKDMNQTEEESGWMEVGFVEGHGNSTERNYYQFEDDPFYDGTYHYRLKQVDYNGTVNYTNEVEVNLFIVKEFELSQNYPNPFNPKTTIGFQLPEASFITLKVFDAIGTEVETIAEGKYPAGVHEVVFDAEKLSSGLYMYRIISGTKELTRKMMLVK
- a CDS encoding DUF2279 domain-containing protein; this encodes MRLTINIFLAFSLFCSQLFAQDSAIVHIRADNLVSSSEQIPAEYLQTISSNNKIIRSPQLRLGAASQPIFVNSERPLIDGTLWREKSDVDYLRLSSMAGLMLTANIIALDYQMDIWYTEETNTFHSLDFSKDWGKYQQMDKFGHFMDAYFTSDLSGKVYRWSGISGNTSVWLGALTGWLWMLEIELNDAFMADWGFSWGDMLANTAGSTFYVLQQFNYDLLGGIHPKFSWHKSDAWKEMRYNHDPKALIEDYEGMTFWVTVNPHHYFPKSWKKTYPEWLAPLGIAFGISAKDIGIYPWGGYKEYFVGLDVDLRKLPILDEVDFLKFLKSEVNFLRLPLPTIRFSSQGTWFGFYF
- the can gene encoding carbonate dehydratase, giving the protein MKVLKHLFDNNRKWADNRKKSDPDFFNKLVLQQKPEHLWIGCSDSRVPANEIVGLLPGELFVHRNVANLVVENDLNCLSVIQFAVDVLKVKHIIVCGHYGCGGVKAVLENSKLGLTDDWLSNLKLIKEKYSTLLEQNPDDSSQISKLCELNVIEQVYNVCSTNIVLNAWKRNQPLTIHGWIYDIKDGLLQDLGVCIANYTELQNSTKTDITKFFNLKSH
- a CDS encoding phosphatase PAP2 family protein, translating into MMDLLYSFDLAIFYFFNHTISTGFLDKFFSIITDVTKWYIAYAILLGIAFFKGGRRGKIAVIGLILLIIVTDQTGYRLLKETIERVRPCNALSDVLTPIGCSGGFSFPSNHALNNFAAAVFLLRLFPNYKWVFLIVATLVSMSRIYLGVHYPSDVVGGALIGAGFGYLFSIAALKAEDYFLKRSPKS
- a CDS encoding YitT family protein, encoding MNTKKIQFNKKAIRDYIFITIGAAIMAIGIGIFLVDAKVVPGGVSGLSMAIYYLTGGAFPIGITIWLFNIPLFIWGVKELGTQFGARTFFGFTLNSFFIDFFRGETPGFSFIQLQNTETILKLRQDDFLFLILLGAALLGIGLGLIFKFRGSTAGSDIVAAIMQKRFGVKPGMAIMIIDFFVILIAGFIIEFKDLAGDRSAMTLTLYALFLLFVSARLIDAIIDGFDYARAAYIISDKNDEIAKIIMNDFSRGATAIKARGLYRNTEREILVTVVALRELGKLTSIIKQIDPHAFVTVNNVFEVLGEGFRRRI